A genomic stretch from Desulfotignum balticum DSM 7044 includes:
- the rsmI gene encoding 16S rRNA (cytidine(1402)-2'-O)-methyltransferase, with protein sequence MNPPKPASTISPMHSILDNTPDTSGTLFVVATPLGNLEDMTFRAVRILKEAALIAAEDTRHSRKLLSHYNITTPVISCHEHNEARVAEKLILLLQQKKNIALITDAGTPCISDPGYRLVSAVLPHDIPVVPIPGCCAVAAGLSVAGLPTDRFLFAGFLPRKVSHQEQAIQALADQPATLVFYESPKRIRPLAERLMAILGDRQACLAREITKLHETFIRGPLSSIIARLDPHIPPKGECTLFVTGAKAPEKLSSRDLESLIQDRMAVSQQSTADLAKEISQQFHVSKKQVYDTILKFKP encoded by the coding sequence TTGAACCCGCCCAAACCCGCATCAACCATATCCCCCATGCATTCCATATTGGATAACACGCCGGATACCAGCGGCACCCTGTTTGTGGTGGCCACGCCTTTGGGAAATCTGGAGGATATGACATTTCGGGCAGTCAGAATTTTAAAGGAAGCCGCATTGATTGCTGCCGAAGACACCCGGCATTCCAGAAAGCTGCTTTCCCATTACAACATCACCACACCGGTGATCTCCTGCCATGAGCACAACGAAGCCCGGGTTGCGGAAAAACTCATTTTGCTGTTACAGCAAAAAAAAAATATTGCTTTGATCACGGATGCCGGCACACCCTGCATCTCCGATCCCGGATACCGTCTGGTGTCTGCAGTGTTACCCCATGATATTCCCGTTGTACCGATTCCCGGATGCTGTGCCGTTGCGGCCGGGCTCAGCGTGGCCGGTTTGCCCACGGACCGGTTTCTGTTTGCCGGATTTCTGCCCAGAAAAGTCTCCCACCAGGAACAGGCCATCCAGGCATTGGCGGATCAGCCGGCCACTCTGGTCTTTTATGAATCCCCAAAGCGCATCCGACCCCTTGCTGAAAGGCTCATGGCCATTTTGGGCGACCGGCAGGCCTGTCTGGCCAGAGAGATTACCAAACTGCATGAAACCTTTATCCGGGGTCCGCTTTCAAGTATCATTGCCCGTCTGGATCCGCACATACCGCCCAAAGGGGAATGCACGTTATTTGTGACCGGGGCAAAAGCGCCGGAAAAGCTCTCATCTCGGGATCTGGAATCTTTAATCCAAGACCGGATGGCTGTTTCACAGCAATCAACGGCGGATCTGGCCAAAGAGATTTCACAGCAATTTCATGTGTCCAAAAAGCAGGTCTATGACACGATTTTAAAATTTAAACCTTGA